The following are encoded together in the Geobacter sulfurreducens PCA genome:
- a CDS encoding ABC transporter substrate-binding protein, which translates to MTRIILLILAIILLTEPCNAAQKVFVLQSVRVAPYEEALRGVRSVVSGTIKRVVISEMEGVDVARMVRDERPDVILAIGAEALTRVKRVKDTPIVYLMVLDPQNTLTAGDNLTGVSMNVPPERQLAALQSLMPRLRKIGIPYNPSRSGVLARKAQAAARSMGIEPVARELRSARDVVPVAEGLKGEVDAIWMLPDTTVVTPESIEFLLLFSLTNRIPILTFSDKYVQMGAIMALDIDPYDLGRQGGDLIRRILSGAPVEQVQRVEPRSMVMTVNAKVARKLGLTLSEEALGRARVIR; encoded by the coding sequence ATGACCAGAATAATTCTTCTCATTCTCGCAATCATCCTTTTGACCGAGCCCTGTAATGCGGCCCAGAAGGTTTTCGTGCTTCAGAGCGTGAGAGTAGCCCCCTATGAAGAGGCTCTCCGGGGGGTGAGAAGCGTTGTGAGCGGGACCATCAAAAGGGTCGTTATCTCGGAAATGGAAGGGGTCGATGTGGCGCGAATGGTGCGCGACGAGCGCCCGGACGTGATTCTGGCGATCGGGGCAGAGGCCCTGACCAGGGTAAAGCGGGTCAAGGACACCCCCATCGTCTACCTGATGGTTCTCGATCCCCAGAACACCCTCACCGCCGGCGACAACCTGACCGGCGTCAGCATGAACGTCCCGCCCGAACGGCAACTGGCGGCACTGCAGAGCCTCATGCCGCGACTGAGGAAAATAGGAATTCCCTACAATCCCTCCCGGTCCGGCGTGCTTGCGCGCAAGGCCCAGGCCGCGGCCCGCTCGATGGGGATCGAGCCGGTCGCCCGTGAACTCCGCTCTGCCCGTGATGTGGTCCCGGTGGCGGAAGGACTGAAGGGGGAAGTGGACGCTATCTGGATGCTTCCCGACACCACGGTGGTGACTCCCGAAAGCATAGAATTTCTCCTCCTTTTCTCACTCACCAACAGAATTCCCATTCTGACGTTTTCAGACAAGTACGTGCAGATGGGCGCCATCATGGCGCTCGACATCGACCCCTACGACCTGGGGAGGCAAGGCGGGGACCTGATCAGGCGAATACTGTCGGGTGCTCCGGTGGAGCAGGTCCAGCGAGTCGAACCCCGCAGCATGGTCATGACGGTTAATGCGAAAGTTGCGCGTAAACTCGGTCTGACACTATCCGAAGAGGCCCTGGGAAGGGCCAGGGTAATTCGATAG
- the hgcB gene encoding mercury methylation ferredoxin HgcB gives MIGFQYLANVATLEFIGEKCVGCGMCVEVCPHQVFRLEGSKAEVVARDDCMECGACAVNCPASAIRVDAGVGCASGMINEWLAGVVGSRGGRCC, from the coding sequence ATGATCGGTTTCCAGTATCTTGCCAATGTCGCCACCCTGGAGTTTATCGGAGAGAAATGCGTTGGTTGCGGCATGTGTGTTGAGGTTTGCCCGCATCAGGTATTTCGTTTGGAAGGCTCAAAGGCGGAGGTTGTCGCACGTGACGACTGCATGGAGTGCGGGGCCTGCGCGGTGAATTGCCCTGCAAGTGCGATCCGTGTGGATGCCGGGGTAGGCTGCGCATCGGGGATGATCAATGAGTGGCTGGCCGGTGTTGTCGGTAGCAGGGGGGGCAGGTGCTGCTGA
- a CDS encoding carbonic anhydrase — MKNRSSMVRGMFLGAGAVAISAVLAFGSGGVGVTADEALQQLMDGNKRYVAGQMKTCSASDTAKRESLAKGQKPYAIILSCSDSRVPPEIIFDKTMGEIFVVRVAGNIPDPVVLGSIEYAAEHIGSPLVMVLGHERCGAVTATVEAKGKAEGNIGSIVKTIAPAAAKALKEGKGKSKAEVVEAATDANLDLVAASLTKKSPVIRHLVKEGTLKIVKAKYDLDDGTVVLMDGKK; from the coding sequence ATGAAGAACAGAAGTTCCATGGTCAGAGGGATGTTTTTGGGCGCCGGCGCGGTGGCTATCTCCGCTGTTCTGGCATTCGGATCCGGTGGCGTGGGCGTAACGGCGGACGAGGCTCTGCAACAGCTCATGGACGGCAACAAGCGGTATGTGGCGGGGCAGATGAAAACGTGCAGCGCCAGCGACACCGCCAAGCGCGAATCATTGGCCAAGGGGCAAAAACCTTACGCGATAATTCTTTCGTGCTCAGACTCTCGTGTTCCGCCCGAGATTATTTTTGATAAAACCATGGGTGAAATATTTGTGGTTCGCGTGGCGGGTAACATTCCCGACCCGGTCGTCCTTGGCAGCATCGAGTATGCGGCTGAACATATCGGATCGCCCCTTGTCATGGTCCTCGGACATGAGCGCTGTGGTGCGGTGACTGCCACCGTTGAGGCCAAGGGAAAGGCGGAGGGCAATATCGGATCCATTGTCAAGACCATTGCTCCTGCCGCCGCAAAAGCCCTTAAGGAAGGAAAAGGCAAGTCGAAGGCTGAAGTTGTTGAGGCCGCTACCGATGCTAATCTCGATCTCGTTGCTGCCAGTCTGACCAAAAAATCGCCCGTTATCCGGCACCTCGTCAAGGAAGGTACGTTGAAGATCGTGAAGGCCAAATACGATCTTGATGACGGAACGGTTGTCCTCATGGATGGCAAGAAATAA
- a CDS encoding ATP-binding protein, producing the protein MHDTLKQRHDSLGLRFFLLFASTIAVISISFTVLFYQQQRRILRENVTHEGQILARLLAHNARLGVFAENGELLKDPVEGILQHDGVLFVSVISAAGTPIREQAHEKMLKTPERKIPNWSVHFSDTRSSRVPHTFEEAELFEFWAPIVSIAPFQSTDALILGHEAQGKEKILGYARIIVDKHPLKRRLDTLLLICSTLTGGFLVLSTILTYLVVRRITNPLDRLTVGIKALEQGGAFVPVKVERNHEIGRLANAFNHMAETLKKREAEKELLAEELRHAQKMEAIGTLAGGVAHDFNNILTAIVGFGTLLQRSLNKDNPYQIYVDQILNAADRATTLVKRLLAFGRKQVITPLPTDLNGIIQSIEKLLARLVSEDVEFKVSLFNEPLVCHVDSGQIDQILMNLVTNARDAMPSGGTLTLTTDATVLNENSFSSLEQCRPGRYAVLTVSDTGLGMDQETKERIFDPFFTTKEVGKGTGLGLSMVYGIVRQHEGFVTVDSEPGAGTTFRIYLPIVALTARHEEEAPPIVAKGNRETVLLAEDDKAVRKLSRHVLERNGYEVIEAADGNDAVKKFAESVNKIDLVLLDVVMPGKNGQVAFEEMKRIQPAIKALFISGYTKDIIGSKGFLAEDINFIAKPVKPDQLIARVQEALKS; encoded by the coding sequence ATGCACGACACGCTAAAACAACGGCACGACAGTCTTGGTCTCAGGTTTTTCCTCCTCTTTGCATCAACGATCGCCGTTATATCCATATCGTTCACCGTTCTGTTTTACCAGCAGCAGCGACGCATACTTCGGGAAAACGTCACCCATGAGGGTCAGATTCTCGCACGCCTCCTGGCCCACAACGCCCGGCTGGGCGTCTTTGCGGAGAACGGCGAACTACTCAAAGACCCGGTGGAGGGCATTCTGCAGCATGATGGGGTACTTTTCGTCTCGGTCATTTCAGCAGCCGGCACCCCCATCAGGGAGCAGGCCCATGAAAAGATGCTCAAGACTCCGGAAAGGAAAATACCCAACTGGAGTGTGCATTTCAGCGATACACGCTCAAGTAGAGTCCCCCACACCTTCGAGGAAGCCGAGCTTTTCGAGTTCTGGGCGCCGATCGTCTCCATCGCTCCGTTCCAGAGCACCGATGCGCTGATCCTAGGACACGAGGCGCAGGGCAAGGAAAAGATCCTGGGGTATGCCCGTATCATTGTGGACAAACACCCCCTCAAGCGACGTCTCGACACGCTTTTGCTCATCTGCAGCACCCTTACCGGCGGATTCCTGGTATTGAGCACCATTCTCACGTATCTTGTGGTACGCCGGATCACCAATCCGCTCGACCGACTCACTGTCGGCATTAAGGCATTGGAGCAGGGTGGCGCTTTCGTCCCGGTAAAGGTCGAGCGCAATCACGAAATCGGACGTCTGGCCAATGCCTTCAACCATATGGCGGAGACGCTTAAAAAGCGCGAAGCGGAGAAAGAACTGCTGGCCGAAGAGCTGCGTCACGCCCAGAAGATGGAAGCAATCGGTACCCTTGCAGGAGGGGTGGCCCACGACTTCAACAATATCCTTACGGCTATCGTCGGCTTCGGCACGCTCCTGCAGCGCAGTCTGAACAAAGATAACCCCTACCAGATTTATGTGGACCAGATACTTAACGCTGCCGATCGCGCCACGACGCTGGTAAAACGGCTGCTGGCCTTTGGCCGCAAACAGGTTATCACGCCCCTCCCCACTGATTTGAACGGGATCATCCAGAGTATCGAGAAACTTCTGGCCCGCCTCGTGAGCGAGGATGTGGAGTTCAAGGTATCTCTCTTCAACGAACCTCTCGTCTGCCATGTGGATTCAGGACAAATAGACCAGATACTCATGAATCTCGTAACCAATGCCCGCGATGCCATGCCGTCAGGAGGGACTCTCACGCTGACGACCGATGCGACGGTTCTGAACGAAAATTCCTTCAGTTCGCTGGAACAGTGCCGGCCGGGACGTTATGCCGTTCTGACCGTCAGCGACACGGGCCTTGGCATGGACCAGGAGACAAAAGAGCGGATTTTCGACCCCTTCTTCACAACAAAGGAGGTTGGAAAAGGCACTGGTCTCGGCCTGTCGATGGTATATGGCATCGTGCGACAACATGAAGGGTTCGTCACCGTTGATTCCGAACCGGGCGCCGGCACCACCTTCCGCATCTATCTTCCGATCGTGGCATTGACGGCGAGACATGAAGAGGAAGCACCACCGATCGTGGCAAAGGGGAACAGGGAAACCGTCCTGCTGGCGGAGGACGACAAAGCGGTCAGAAAGCTTTCCCGTCACGTGCTCGAACGTAACGGTTACGAGGTAATTGAAGCAGCCGATGGAAACGACGCGGTCAAAAAATTTGCCGAGTCCGTCAACAAGATCGATCTCGTCCTGCTCGACGTGGTGATGCCCGGCAAGAACGGCCAGGTTGCCTTCGAGGAAATGAAACGAATCCAACCAGCTATCAAAGCCCTCTTCATCAGCGGCTACACCAAGGACATCATCGGCAGCAAGGGTTTCCTGGCCGAAGATATCAATTTCATCGCCAAACCGGTCAAGCCTGATCAACTGATCGCACGAGTACAGGAAGCATTGAAGAGCTGA